One part of the Cyclobacteriaceae bacterium genome encodes these proteins:
- a CDS encoding glycoside hydrolase family 3 protein — protein MKKRLALAIIMLSTVNYQLSIAQDSLDIKIGQMILIGFPKAEVDKTVLEEIRQGKVGSIIIFEKNIPPKNSYHALKKITWTYQQAASIPLLIAIDQEGGRVNRLKEKYGFPRSVTAAQLGKMPLDSVRFYSESTAATLAGLGINLNFAPVVDLASNPNNPIIAKVERAYSANPDSVALYAKEVIKAHRKVGVITTLKHFPGHGSSKDDTHLGIADVSNTWNEAELVPYRALIQQGYVDAIMTAHIVNKKLDDSGNPGTLSGKMINDLLRKKLNYKGVVFSDDMQMHAIAKHYGLEEAIKLSILAGVDILTFSNNISGSQERTVDVVHRIIRKFVQDGTIPQERIDQSYNRILALKRKLSQTSAEYYREQLAETKKEVLKAEEISRDNVRRAMESEKSAQEAYEKLKEQQPKSKKKKKN, from the coding sequence ATGAAGAAGCGATTGGCGTTAGCTATAATCATGCTGTCAACTGTCAATTATCAATTGTCAATTGCCCAGGATAGCCTTGATATAAAAATCGGGCAAATGATTTTGATCGGCTTTCCAAAAGCAGAAGTGGACAAAACGGTGTTGGAAGAAATCCGGCAGGGCAAAGTTGGTTCCATTATCATATTTGAGAAAAATATTCCTCCAAAAAATTCATATCACGCATTAAAAAAAATTACCTGGACTTATCAGCAAGCAGCATCAATCCCACTTTTAATTGCTATTGATCAGGAAGGGGGTCGCGTAAACCGTTTAAAAGAAAAGTACGGATTTCCACGATCGGTAACGGCTGCACAACTCGGCAAAATGCCGCTAGACTCCGTCCGGTTTTATAGTGAATCCACGGCCGCAACATTAGCAGGGCTTGGCATTAACTTAAATTTTGCACCGGTGGTTGATCTTGCTTCAAACCCGAATAATCCCATCATTGCAAAAGTTGAGCGGGCCTATTCCGCCAACCCCGATTCGGTCGCCTTATATGCGAAAGAGGTAATTAAAGCCCACCGGAAAGTTGGCGTAATTACCACACTCAAACATTTTCCCGGACACGGCAGTTCAAAAGACGACACTCACCTGGGCATTGCCGATGTTAGCAATACATGGAACGAAGCAGAGTTAGTTCCGTATCGCGCACTTATACAACAAGGCTATGTAGACGCCATCATGACGGCACATATTGTTAATAAGAAACTGGATGATTCCGGAAACCCGGGCACGTTATCCGGTAAAATGATTAATGACTTGCTGCGCAAAAAGTTAAACTACAAGGGTGTGGTGTTTTCTGACGATATGCAGATGCATGCGATCGCAAAACACTATGGTTTAGAAGAGGCCATCAAACTTTCCATTCTGGCGGGGGTCGACATTCTGACTTTCTCAAACAATATTTCCGGAAGCCAGGAGCGTACCGTGGATGTGGTTCATCGGATCATTCGTAAATTCGTACAGGATGGAACCATTCCGCAAGAGCGGATTGACCAATCGTATAACCGCATACTTGCGTTGAAGAGAAAATTAAGTCAAACCTCAGCCGAGTATTATCGGGAGCAATTGGCCGAAACAAAAAAAGAGGTTTTGAAAGCAGAAGAAATTTCGCGTGATAACGTGCGGAGGGCCATGGAGAGTGAGAAGAGTGCCCAGGAAGCATATGAGAAACTAAAGGAACAGCAGCCTAAATCGAAAAAGAAGAAAAAGAATTAA